The Salvelinus sp. IW2-2015 linkage group LG8, ASM291031v2, whole genome shotgun sequence genome window below encodes:
- the LOC111967151 gene encoding protocadherin-10-like — translation MAHRLVSTRWTPLTGLVGCLLVCTCVVDLVLAQIRYSIPEELEHGAFVGNIAEDLGLNVAKLSSRRFRIVSAAKKQYLEVNLENGILFVNEKIDREELCERSXTCFLHLQVVIENPLELYRVEVEILDVNDNFPNFPWSEFNLEITESAAPGSRFPLESAQDQDVGTNSLRSYQLSSNEHFVLNIQTRNDGSKFAELVLETPLDREQQKKHEMVLTSVDGGSPERSGTALITITVLDANDNVPVFDQSVYRASLVENAQRGTLVLKLNATDLDEGANGEVSYAFSGHAPLKVRELFSVDQYTGEIRVKGIVDYEKASVYELYVQAKDRGPSAVAVHSKVLVDVLDVNDNAPEVILTSVSTPVQEDAPPGTVIAVISVMDRDSGENGNVDCHIPSNVPFQLHSSFKNYYTLVTSEFLDREAVSEYNITLTARDLGSPSLSTRKTILVQVSDINDNPPRFAQPSYTVYVTENNAPGAFICSVTAFDPDSNQNAYLSYSILEGQIQGMPVSTYVSINSDNGNIYALRSFDYEQLRNFQIRVQAQDAGFPPLSSNVTVNVFVLDQNDNAPVIVSPLPKNGTVATEVVPRSVDAGHLVAKITALDADAGQNSRLSYQVLQATDPGLFSVALYTGEIRTIRRFVDKDATRQRVVILVKDNGQPPLSATVSILLSVVDNVPESLSDFGDLTLSPQPPSNLALYLIVSLSTISLIFLVAIIVLAGVKCYKDRDTLSGYSLPPFACCCCGGFQPEPPPEVFKKSNLNLQISTGAKVPTNCMEANGNGTLSQAYCYKVCLTPESAKSDFMFLKPCSPISTPRNNEAKGADNLAWSAHHRSSSVNNHSGATTPNELKQPNTDWTLTKNQNSSLKSCNSINMDGTLMRKAMHADPENYMTPMTGQYWTWGTHMRDYKMSPPATGPPPRSWTPLCTPPPQQQPQPQSQQPQQPPLPPHPHPHPHPHPHPQPPPDYQHNVYIPGTPSALCTLRPAASHHRSELDVHNSFSTFGKKRCFIHNYEPRTEAAVINNDLYND, via the exons ATGGCGCACAGGCTCGTGAGCACCCGATGGACACCGTTAACCGGGCTGGTGGGGTGCCTGCTGGTGTGCACTTGTGTGGTGGACCTAGTTCTCGCACAGATTCGGTACTCTATCCCCGAGGAGTTGGAGCACGGAGCTTTTGTCGGTAATATCGCCGAGGACCTGGGCTTGAATGTAGCAAAGCTGTCCTCTCGTCGGTTTCGGATTGTATCCGCGGCCAAAAAACAATACTTAGAAGTGAATCTGGAAAACGGTATTTTGTTCGTTAATGAGAAGATTGACCGCGAGGAACTGTGTGAACGGAGTCYGACCTGCTTCTTGCACTTGCAAGTGGTGATCGAGAATCCGTTAGAACTGTACCGAGTGGAGGTGGAGATTTTGGATGTGAATGACAACTTTCCCAATTTCCCATGGAGCGAGTTTAATCTGGAGATTACAGAGTCAGCGGCACCCGGGTCTCGGTTCCCGTTGGAAAGTGCGCAGGACCAGGACGTGGGCACCAACTCGCTCCGCTCCTACCAGCTGAGCTCCAACGAACACTTTGTGCTGAACATCCAGACGCGTAATGATGGGAGCAAGTTTGCCGAGCTAGTTCTGGAGACCCCACTGGACCGGGAGCAGCAGAAGAAGCATGAGATGGTGCTCACATCCGTGGACGGGGGGTCGCCTGAGCGCTCGGGCACAGCTCTCATCACCATCACGGTGCTGGATGCCAACGACAACGTGCCCGTTTTCGACCAGTCTGTTTACCGGGCGAGCCTGGTAGAAAACGCACAGAGAGGGACATTAGTGCTGAAGCTAAATGCCACTGATTTGGACGAGGGTGCGAACGGGGAGGTGTCCTATGCATTCAGTGGGCACGCACCACTCAAAGTGCGCGAGCTGTTCAGCGTGGACCAGTATACGGGTGAGATCAGAGTGAAGGGGATTGTGGACTATGAGAAAGCGAGTGTTTATGAGCTGTATGTGCAGGCTAAAGACAGGGGTCCCTCAGCAGTGGCCGTGCACAGTAAGGTACTGGTGGATGTCTTAGATGTGAATGATAACGCGCCGGAAGTCATCCTCACCTCCGTGTCCACACCTGTCCAGGAAGACGCGCCACCGGGCACGGTGATAGCCGTTATAAGTGTTATGGACCGGGATTCGGGAGAGAACGGGAATGTGGACTGCCATATCCCCAGCAACGTCCCCTTCCAGCTCCACTCCTCTTTTAAGAACTACTACACTCTGGTGACTAGCGAGTTTCTCGACAGAGAAGCCGTCTCCGAGTACAACATCACCCTCACGGCCCGGGACCTGggctccccgtctctctccacTCGGAAAACCATCCTCGTCCAAGTGTCTGATATTAATGATAACCCCCCGCGCTTCGCACAGCCATCATACACCGTTTATGTGACCGAGAATAATGCCCCGGGCGCATTCATTTGCTCAGTCACTGCTTTCGACCCTGATTCTAATCAGAACGCCTATCTGTCCTACTCGATTCTAGAGGGTCAGATCCAGGGCATGCCCGTGTCCACTTACGTCTCCATCAACTCGGACAACGGAAACATTTACGCGCTGCGCTCCTTTGACTATGAGCAGCTAAGGAACTTTCAAATACGGGTGCAGGCGCAGGACGCCGGTTTCCCTCCGCTCAGCAGCAATGTCACGGTAAATGTGTTCGTTTTGGACCAGAATGACAATGCTCCGGTTATCGTGTCCCCATTGCCCAAGAACGGGACCGTGGCGACAGAGGTAGTCCCGAGGTCAGTGGATGCGGGGCACTTAGTCGCCAAGATCACTGCGCTAGATGCGGACGCAGGACAAAACTCGCGCCTTTCCTACCAGGTGCTCCAGGCTACGGACCCGGGGCTGTTCAGTGTCGCCCTCTACACGGGAGAAATAAGGACGATTCGCCGGTTCGTGGATAAGGACGCTACGAGGCAGAGAGTCGTCATCCTGGTCAAGGACAACGGGCAGCCGCCTCTCTCCGCCACcgtctctatcctcctctccgtGGTTGACAACGTGCCGGAGTCCTTGTCTGATTTCGGCGACCTCACTCTGAGCCCCCAGCCCCCCTCCAACCTCGCCCTCTACTTGATCGTGTCACTGAGCACCATCTCGCTAATCTTCCTGGTGGCTATTATTGTGCTGGCTGGGGTCAAATGTTACAAGGACAGAGACACCCTCAGTGGGTACAGCCTTCCTCCCTTCGCCTGCTGCTGCTGCGGGGGCTTccagccagagccgcccccgGAGGTGTTCAAGAAATCTAACCTAAACCTGCAGATCTCCACCGGGGCGAAGGTGCCCACCAACTGCATGGAGGCCAATGGCAACGGTACTCTGTCCCAAGCCTACTGTTATAAAGTATGTCTGACCCCCGAGTCAGCTAAGAGTGACTTTATGTTCCTGAAGCCGTGCAGCCCCATTAGCACCCCGAGGAACAACGAGGCAAAGGGGGCTGATAACTTGGCTTGGAGCGCGCACCACCGGAGCTCATCGGTGAACAACCATTCCGGAGCCACCACTCCAAATGAG CTCAAGCAACCAAACACAGACTGGACCCTCACAAAGAACCAGAACTCCTCTTTGAAAAG CTGTAACTCTATCAACATGGATGGCACTCTGATGAGGAAGGCCATGCATGCAGACCCAGAGAACTACATGACACCCATGACGGGCCAGTACTGGACCTGGGGCACCCACATGAGGG ACTACAAGATGTCTCCTCCTGCCACTGGGCCTCCTCCTCGCTCCTGGACCCCTCTGTGCACCCCTCCaccccagcaacagccccaacccCAATCCCAGCAGCCTCAGCAACCTCCACTCCCCCCTCACCCCCATCCTCACCCCCatcctcaccctcaccctcaacCACCTCCAGACTACCAACACAACGTGTACATCCCTGGCACGCCGTCGGCCCTGTGCACCCTGAGGCCAGCAGCCAGCCACCACCGCAGCGAGCTGGATGTCCACAACTCCTTCTCCACCTTCGGCAAGAAGAGATGCTTCATCCACAACTACGAGCCCCGGACAGAAGCAGCTGTCATCAACAACGACCTGTATAACGATTAA